Proteins encoded together in one Lathyrus oleraceus cultivar Zhongwan6 chromosome 5, CAAS_Psat_ZW6_1.0, whole genome shotgun sequence window:
- the LOC127080304 gene encoding abscisic acid 8'-hydroxylase 4, with translation MLSQLVKEHSYMCYHVGLILVSLSCFKMLALWCKNNKSSSVGSPPGNRGLPFIGETLHFMAAINSTKGVYEFVRLRRLRYGNCFKTKLFGETHVFISSKDSAKSILRNEGGKFSKKYIKSISKLLGPDSLLCAAEQHHKLIRSRLVSLFSPHSLSSFVQLFDRLVVEATSTWTCGTLLIIQDEALKLACKAMCKMLISIENGDELMVMQKSVTCVSEAMLALPLRLPWTRFYKGLQARKRIMDILEKVISERRREIATCHVDFLQQLLANDDKKLEKDEVITRLTDEEIKDNILTMIIAGQDTIAIAITWMIKFVDENQEVLNELKKEQVEIEKKYRGRVNLTLETLSEMQYASKVVKEALRMASVVQWLPRVALEDCEIEGFEIKKGWNINIDARSIHHDPSVHSDPNVFKPSRFPSESKPNSFLAFGVGGRMCLGKNMAEGMMLVFLHRFVTRFKWKVIDSDSSIQKSALFNKLKSGYPVRLINVKEEDMNKKVM, from the exons ATGCTTTCCCAATTAGTAAAGGAACATTCTTATATGTGTTACCATGTTGGTCTCATATTGGTGTCTTTATCATGTTTTAAAATGTTGGCACTTTGGTGCAAAAACAACAAGTCTAGTAGTGTTGGAAGTCCTCCAGGAAATAGAGGACTACCCTTCATAGGAGAGACACTGCATTTCATGGCTGCCATTAATAGTACTAAAGGAGTCTACGAATTCGTTCGACTTCGCCGCCTCCG ATATGGAAATTGCTTCAAGACCAAGTTATTCGGAGAAACACATGTATTTATTTCGAGTAAGGATTCAGCAAAATCGATTTTAAGAAACGAAGGAGGGAAGTTCTCAAAGAAGTACATAAAGTCGATCTCCAAGCTCTTGGGTCCGGATAGTTTGCTGTGTGCAGCTGAGCAGCATCACAAACTCATTCGAAGCCGTCTTGTCAGTTTGTTCTCACCTCATTCTTTGTCTTCCTTTGTTCAACTCTTCGATCGGCTTGTAGTCGAAGCAACAAGTACCTGGACATGTGGAACCCTTCTCATCATACAAGATGAAGCACTCAAG CTAGCTTGTAAGGCAATGTGCAAGATGCTGATAAGCATAGAGAATGGTGATGAACTAATGGTGATGCAAAAGAGCGTTACTTGTGTGTCTGAAGCAATGCTTGCATTGCCTTTGAGGTTACCATGGACCAGATTCTACAAAGGCCTTCAG GCCCGAAAACGAATTATGGACATATTGGAGAAAGTTATCAGTGAAAGAAGACGCGAAATCGCAACTTGCCATGTAGATTTTCTTCAGCAACTTTTGGCAAATGATGATAAAAAATTAGAAAAAGATGAAGTTATAACAAGGCTAACAGATGAAGAGATCAAAGATAATATCTTAACTATGATTATTGCTG GACAAGACACTATAGCAATTGCAATAACATGGATGATCAAATTTGTGGATGAGAATCAAGAGGTTCTTAATGAGCTTAAG AAGGAACAAGTTGAGATTGAGAAAAAATATAGAGGAAGAGTGAATCTTACACTAGAGACTCTTTCTGAGATGCAATATGCTTCCAAG GTGGTGAAAGAAGCATTAAGGATGGCATCTGTAGTGCAATGGTTGCCTAGAGTAGCACTCGAGGACTGCGAAATCGAAG GATTTGAGATCAAGAAAGGTTGGAACATTAACATTGATGCTAGATCAATACATCATGATCCAAGTGTTCATAGTGACCCGAATGTGTTCAAGCCTTCAAGATTTCCG AGTGAGTCAAAACCAAACAGCTTCTTAGCTTTTGGAGTTGGAGGAAGAATGTGTCTTGGGAAGAACATGGCTGAAGGAATGATGTTGGTGTTTCTTCATCGTTTCGTTACTCGTTTCAA ATGGAAGGTGATTGATTCGGACTCGAGTATTCAGAAATCGGCACTTTTTAATAAACTTAAGAGTGGTTATCCGGTGCGTTTGATAAATGTGAAGGAGGAAGACATGAACAAAAAGGTTATGTGA